The Nitrosomonas sp. sh817 genome includes a window with the following:
- the metK gene encoding methionine adenosyltransferase produces the protein MNDYLFTSESVSEGHPDKVADQISDAVLDAILSQDANARVACETLCSTGLIVLSGEITTHASVDYNIIARETVKRIGYTSSNIGFDSTTCAVLTAFNKQSPDIAQGVNRTKEEEMDQGAGDQGLMFGYACDETPQLMPMPIFYAHRLVERQAELRKKGQLSWLRPDAKSQVSVRYENGKPKNIETVVISTQHDPDISHQALSEAVIEEVIKPILPAEMISSHIKYLVNPTGRFVVGGPMGDCGLTGRKIIVDSYGGAAHHGGGAFSGKDPSKVDRSATYAGRYVAKNIVAAGIASKCEVQVAYAIGVARPVSLMVNTFGTGKIADEKIVQLIEKHFDLRPRGIIHTLNLLRPIYSQTAAYGHFGRELPDFTWEATDKAAQLRADAGL, from the coding sequence ATGAACGATTATCTTTTTACTTCCGAATCAGTTTCCGAAGGCCATCCGGATAAAGTGGCAGATCAAATTTCCGACGCGGTTCTAGATGCAATTTTGAGTCAAGATGCAAATGCTAGGGTTGCGTGCGAAACTCTGTGCAGTACAGGTTTGATTGTATTATCCGGGGAAATTACTACGCATGCATCGGTTGATTACAATATTATTGCGCGCGAGACGGTAAAACGTATCGGTTATACCAGTTCGAATATTGGCTTTGACTCGACGACTTGCGCCGTATTAACGGCTTTTAATAAGCAATCGCCGGATATTGCGCAAGGGGTCAATCGGACCAAAGAAGAAGAAATGGATCAAGGTGCCGGTGATCAAGGGCTTATGTTTGGTTATGCTTGCGATGAAACGCCGCAATTGATGCCAATGCCAATTTTTTATGCGCACCGGTTAGTGGAGCGTCAAGCTGAGCTAAGGAAAAAAGGCCAATTATCTTGGTTACGTCCTGATGCGAAATCACAAGTTTCGGTGCGTTACGAAAATGGCAAACCGAAGAATATTGAAACGGTTGTAATTTCAACCCAACACGACCCTGATATTTCACACCAAGCATTATCAGAGGCGGTGATTGAAGAAGTTATCAAGCCGATACTGCCGGCCGAAATGATCAGTAGCCATATAAAATACCTGGTGAATCCTACAGGACGGTTTGTTGTTGGAGGTCCGATGGGGGACTGCGGCTTAACCGGACGTAAAATCATTGTCGATAGTTATGGCGGGGCAGCACACCATGGCGGCGGCGCTTTTTCAGGAAAAGATCCATCCAAAGTTGATCGTTCCGCCACTTATGCTGGCCGCTATGTTGCTAAAAATATTGTGGCTGCCGGAATCGCCAGTAAATGTGAAGTCCAGGTAGCTTATGCAATCGGTGTTGCGCGACCGGTTTCATTAATGGTCAATACATTCGGAACGGGTAAAATCGCTGATGAAAAAATTGTTCAATTAATAGAGAAACATTTCGATTTGCGGCCGCGGGGGATTATTCATACATTGAACTTACTGCGTCCAATTTATTCACAGACAGCAGCTTACGGCCACTTTGGCCGTGAACTGCCTGATTTTACCTGGGAGGCTACGGATAAAGCGGCGCAATTGCGTGCCGATGCCGGGCTTTAA
- the ahcY gene encoding adenosylhomocysteinase — MNAVPNSNGGFFNDYKVADISLAEWGRKEIAIAETEMPGLMALRKEYANQKPLAGARIAGSLHMTIQTAVLIETLVALGAEVRWASCNIFSTQDHAAAAIAAKNIPVFAYKGESLQDYWEYAHKIFEWTVDGQPSGANMILDDGGDATLLLILGTKAEKDPAVIAHPNNEEESALFAAIKAKLATHPDWYSKNLARIRGVTEETTTGVHRLYEMQRSGELPFPAINVNDSVTKSKFDNLYGCRESLVDGIKRATDVMIAGKIAVVCGYGDVGKGCAQSLRGLGATVWITEIDPICALQAAMEGYRVVTMDDACSQADIFVTATGNLRVITHDHMLQMKDQAIVCNIGHFDSEIDIASVQKYSWENIKPQVDHVIFPTGRRIIVLAQGRLVNLGCATGHPSFVMSSSFTNQVLAQLELWQHGTNYQKNVYVLPKHLDEKVARLHIGKLGVKLTELTDEQVKYLGLNKEGPYKPEMYRY; from the coding sequence ATGAACGCTGTGCCAAATTCAAATGGCGGTTTTTTTAATGACTATAAAGTAGCGGATATTTCCCTGGCGGAATGGGGACGGAAGGAGATTGCGATTGCTGAAACGGAAATGCCCGGATTGATGGCATTGCGTAAAGAATACGCAAACCAGAAACCGTTGGCGGGGGCCCGGATCGCGGGTTCTTTACATATGACGATTCAAACAGCGGTGCTTATTGAAACATTAGTGGCGTTGGGCGCAGAAGTGCGTTGGGCATCATGCAATATTTTCTCAACGCAAGATCATGCAGCGGCAGCTATTGCGGCCAAGAATATTCCAGTCTTTGCTTATAAAGGCGAATCTCTGCAAGATTATTGGGAATATGCGCACAAAATTTTTGAGTGGACCGTTGACGGTCAACCAAGTGGCGCTAATATGATTCTGGATGATGGCGGTGATGCCACGTTATTACTGATTCTAGGCACCAAAGCGGAGAAAGATCCGGCAGTTATCGCTCATCCAAATAATGAAGAAGAATCTGCGCTGTTTGCAGCAATCAAAGCTAAACTGGCTACTCATCCTGATTGGTATTCCAAGAATCTTGCAAGAATTCGTGGTGTAACGGAAGAAACCACAACGGGTGTGCACCGGTTGTATGAGATGCAGAGAAGCGGTGAACTTCCGTTTCCAGCCATTAACGTCAATGATTCTGTTACAAAATCGAAATTTGATAATCTTTATGGTTGCAGAGAATCGCTGGTGGATGGCATTAAACGGGCAACAGACGTTATGATCGCTGGAAAGATTGCAGTGGTATGCGGTTATGGCGATGTCGGTAAAGGTTGCGCGCAGTCGCTGCGGGGCTTGGGAGCCACTGTCTGGATTACTGAAATTGACCCGATTTGCGCGTTGCAAGCGGCGATGGAAGGTTATCGCGTGGTTACCATGGACGATGCTTGCAGCCAAGCGGATATTTTTGTAACTGCAACGGGTAATTTGCGGGTAATTACGCACGATCATATGTTGCAAATGAAAGATCAAGCAATTGTTTGCAACATAGGTCACTTTGATTCGGAAATTGATATTGCATCGGTACAGAAATATTCCTGGGAAAATATCAAACCACAGGTTGATCATGTCATATTCCCGACCGGGCGGCGCATTATCGTGCTGGCACAAGGCAGATTGGTGAATCTTGGTTGTGCAACAGGACATCCATCTTTCGTGATGTCCAGTTCATTTACCAATCAGGTATTAGCGCAACTGGAGTTATGGCAGCATGGCACAAATTATCAGAAAAATGTCTATGTGTTGCCCAAACATTTGGATGAGAAAGTTGCAAGACTGCATATCGGAAAGCTTGGTGTAAAGCTGACAGAATTAACCGATGAACAAGTTAAATATCTGGGTTTAAACAAAGAAGGTCCTTATAAACCTGAAATGTATCGTTATTGA
- the metF gene encoding methylenetetrahydrofolate reductase [NAD(P)H], translating into MESQKKFSPAFSFELFPPQTPQGIEKLRLTRQQLAKLNPKFFSVTFGAGGSTRERTLETVLEIHAEGHNVAPHLSCIGSTRQNIHSILEKYYQAGIRQIVALRGDLPSGMAQPGEFRYASELVAFLRDEFGSSFHIDVAAYPEYHPQARNAQFDFENFKRKVESGADSAITQYFYNADAYFHFVESCEAVGVNIPIVPGIMPINKFSQLVRFSDSCGAEIPRWIRKKLEGYGDDSESIQAFGLDIVTDLCERLLTAGAPGLHFYTLNSANLTSIIWQRLQLSSRI; encoded by the coding sequence ATGGAATCACAGAAAAAATTTTCTCCTGCGTTCAGTTTTGAGCTTTTCCCTCCCCAAACCCCACAAGGGATCGAAAAATTACGATTAACCCGGCAGCAGTTGGCAAAGCTGAATCCGAAGTTTTTTTCAGTAACTTTTGGTGCGGGAGGTTCAACCAGGGAAAGAACACTGGAAACGGTATTGGAGATTCATGCAGAAGGTCATAATGTTGCACCTCATCTGTCTTGTATTGGATCGACACGCCAAAATATCCACTCCATCTTGGAAAAATATTACCAAGCGGGTATCCGGCAAATTGTTGCTTTACGGGGTGATTTACCCTCCGGCATGGCACAACCGGGAGAATTCCGGTACGCAAGTGAATTGGTTGCTTTTCTCAGAGATGAATTTGGTTCCTCATTTCATATCGATGTGGCAGCTTATCCGGAATATCATCCGCAAGCGCGGAACGCGCAATTCGATTTCGAGAATTTTAAACGAAAAGTTGAGAGTGGCGCTGACTCGGCGATTACGCAATATTTCTATAATGCCGACGCATATTTTCATTTTGTTGAATCTTGCGAAGCCGTTGGCGTGAATATTCCCATAGTCCCCGGGATCATGCCGATTAATAAATTTTCACAACTTGTTAGATTTTCGGATTCCTGCGGTGCTGAGATCCCGCGCTGGATTCGAAAAAAACTCGAAGGATATGGCGATGACAGCGAATCGATTCAAGCATTCGGACTTGATATTGTGACCGATCTTTGTGAAAGACTGCTTACTGCCGGTGCGCCAGGCTTACATTTCTATACGTTAAATTCCGCGAATCTCACTTCCATTATTTGGCAACGGCTACAGCTCTCTAGCCGTATTTAG
- the folD gene encoding bifunctional methylenetetrahydrofolate dehydrogenase/methenyltetrahydrofolate cyclohydrolase FolD — translation MSTQIIDGKKIAESVRLEWRVRAEKLAQLGIKPGLAVIIVGDNAASAIYVRNKVKACSDIGIYSEVHSFPETANQNEVLTCIQTLNNNPHIHGILVQLPLPAHFENNRIITAIAIEKDVDGFHFYNVGALVTGNTIFSPCTPYGVMVMLQRNLINVEGQHAVVVGRSNIVGKPMAMMLLEQGATVTICSSKTRDLSQFTRSADILIVAIGKPRLITAEMVKPGAVVIDVGINRLADGKLCGDVDFESVSGTAGYLSPVPGGVGPMTITMLLCNTILAAERAQAGVRVSYSK, via the coding sequence ATGAGCACGCAGATAATTGATGGCAAGAAGATAGCCGAGTCAGTTCGGTTAGAATGGCGGGTGCGGGCTGAGAAACTGGCTCAGTTAGGTATTAAACCCGGGTTGGCTGTCATTATTGTCGGTGATAATGCGGCTTCTGCTATTTATGTCAGAAATAAAGTTAAAGCTTGCAGTGACATCGGCATTTATTCCGAAGTACATAGCTTTCCTGAGACTGCGAATCAGAATGAGGTTCTGACATGCATTCAAACTCTGAATAATAATCCTCATATTCATGGAATATTAGTTCAATTACCATTGCCCGCGCACTTTGAAAATAATCGGATAATCACTGCTATTGCGATTGAAAAAGATGTAGATGGTTTTCATTTCTATAATGTAGGCGCTTTAGTAACCGGTAATACCATTTTTTCCCCCTGCACGCCTTATGGTGTGATGGTAATGCTGCAACGTAATTTGATTAATGTTGAAGGGCAGCATGCAGTGGTAGTCGGACGCAGCAATATCGTCGGCAAGCCGATGGCAATGATGCTGTTAGAGCAAGGCGCGACTGTCACGATCTGCTCGTCCAAAACCCGCGATCTTTCCCAATTTACTAGAAGTGCGGATATTTTGATTGTTGCAATCGGAAAACCTCGTCTGATTACGGCTGAGATGGTCAAACCCGGCGCGGTCGTAATCGATGTGGGTATCAACCGGCTGGCGGATGGGAAGCTATGCGGCGATGTTGATTTCGAGTCCGTCAGCGGTACTGCCGGTTATTTATCGCCGGTGCCGGGAGGTGTAGGCCCTATGACAATTACCATGTTGCTTTGCAATACTATTTTAGCGGCGGAACGTGCTCAGGCTGGCGTTAGGGTGAGCTATTCGAAATAA
- the aceE gene encoding pyruvate dehydrogenase (acetyl-transferring), homodimeric type has protein sequence MELQPDIDPQETQEWLDALDSVITHAGGERAHFLLEKLIEKARRSGAYLPYSATTAYINTIPTGKEERSPGNNTIEHRIRSYVRWNAMAMVLRANKKTNVGGHIASFASAATLYDVGYNHFWHAPSETHGGDLVYVQGHSSPGAYAYAFLSGELSQGQLDNFRQEAGGNGLSSYPHPWLMPTFWQFPTVSMGLGPLMAIYQARFMKYLDSRGLINRTKRKVWAFMGDGEMDEPESLGAIPLASRENLDNLIFVVNCNLQRLDGPVRGNSKIIQELEGAFRGAGWNVIKVIWGSYWDPLLAKDTKGLLQKRMMECVDGEYQNFKARDGAYVREHFFGKYPELLEMVANMSDDDIWRLNRGGHDPYKVYAAYAAAAKHTGQPTVILAKTIKGYGMGEAGEAQNITHQQKKMGTTSLKAFRNRFGLDIPDDQIDEIPYLTFAKDSPEFKYMKERRDALGGNFHRRKTSAPSLQVPPLSAFEPLLKASGEGHESSTTMAYVRILNILVKDKQIGKHIVPIVADESRTFGMEGMFRQLGIWSSVGQLYTPQDADQLMYYKEDKHGQILQEGICEAGAMSSWIAAATSYSTHGVQMIPFFIFYSMFGFQRIGDLAWAAGDMRCRGFLIGGTAGRTTLNGEGLQHEDGHSHIVASTIPNCVSYDPAFAYELAVIVQDGLRRMYQEQQDIYYYITVMNENYSHPAMPNGVENDILKGMYLFKEGGSDDGNPRVQLLGAGTILREVIAASEILKSEYQIHADIWSVTSFNELRREALSVARWNMLHPAQPKRLSHVQNCLNDRSGPVIAASDFMKIYADQIREFIPGKYRVLGTDGFGRSDTREKLRHFFEVDRYYITVAALNALAEDGKIPQQQAADAIQRYGINPEKPDPVIS, from the coding sequence ATGGAATTACAACCGGATATTGACCCGCAAGAAACTCAGGAATGGCTGGATGCGTTGGATTCGGTGATTACTCATGCGGGCGGCGAGCGTGCTCATTTTTTGCTGGAAAAATTGATCGAGAAAGCCCGCCGTTCGGGTGCTTATCTGCCTTATAGCGCCACTACCGCTTATATCAATACGATACCGACCGGAAAAGAAGAACGTTCGCCGGGCAATAACACCATTGAGCACCGCATTCGCTCATACGTGCGCTGGAATGCCATGGCGATGGTATTGCGCGCTAACAAAAAAACAAACGTAGGCGGTCATATTGCCAGCTTCGCATCGGCTGCTACCTTATATGATGTTGGTTACAATCATTTTTGGCACGCGCCATCCGAGACCCATGGCGGTGACTTGGTTTATGTGCAAGGACATTCGTCGCCCGGCGCTTATGCTTATGCATTTCTTTCCGGAGAACTCAGCCAGGGGCAACTGGATAATTTCCGTCAGGAAGCCGGCGGTAACGGATTATCGTCGTATCCTCATCCATGGTTAATGCCGACATTCTGGCAATTCCCCACCGTTTCGATGGGATTGGGTCCATTGATGGCGATTTATCAAGCCCGGTTCATGAAATATCTCGACAGCCGGGGATTGATCAATCGCACCAAACGCAAGGTCTGGGCTTTCATGGGCGACGGCGAAATGGACGAACCCGAATCGCTCGGCGCTATTCCTTTGGCTTCGCGGGAAAATCTGGATAATCTGATTTTTGTTGTCAATTGTAACCTGCAGCGACTGGATGGCCCTGTCCGTGGCAATAGCAAGATCATTCAGGAATTGGAGGGCGCATTTCGCGGCGCGGGCTGGAATGTCATCAAGGTGATCTGGGGATCCTATTGGGATCCGCTGTTGGCCAAAGACACCAAAGGTTTGCTGCAAAAACGCATGATGGAATGTGTCGACGGCGAATATCAAAACTTCAAAGCCCGCGATGGCGCTTATGTACGCGAACACTTTTTTGGCAAATACCCCGAGCTGCTGGAAATGGTCGCCAATATGTCGGACGATGACATCTGGCGGCTGAATCGAGGCGGGCATGACCCTTATAAAGTTTATGCGGCCTATGCAGCGGCGGCCAAGCACACCGGACAGCCAACCGTAATTTTAGCCAAGACGATCAAAGGCTATGGCATGGGCGAAGCCGGAGAAGCCCAAAATATCACGCATCAGCAGAAAAAAATGGGAACGACTTCGCTGAAGGCGTTCCGGAATCGGTTCGGTTTGGATATACCGGATGACCAAATCGACGAAATACCTTATCTCACCTTCGCTAAAGACTCTCCCGAATTTAAGTATATGAAAGAACGCCGGGATGCGCTGGGCGGTAACTTTCACCGGCGCAAAACCTCGGCGCCATCATTGCAAGTGCCGCCATTATCGGCTTTTGAACCGTTACTCAAAGCCAGCGGTGAAGGACACGAATCATCGACGACCATGGCGTATGTGCGCATACTGAATATCCTGGTTAAGGATAAGCAGATCGGCAAGCATATTGTTCCCATCGTGGCGGATGAGTCGCGTACTTTCGGCATGGAAGGGATGTTCCGGCAATTGGGTATTTGGTCTTCAGTCGGTCAGCTTTATACACCGCAAGACGCGGATCAGTTGATGTATTACAAAGAAGACAAGCACGGCCAGATTTTGCAAGAAGGAATCTGTGAAGCGGGCGCCATGTCATCCTGGATAGCCGCGGCGACTTCGTATAGCACGCATGGTGTTCAGATGATCCCGTTTTTTATTTTTTATTCGATGTTCGGCTTTCAACGCATTGGTGATTTAGCCTGGGCTGCCGGCGATATGCGCTGCCGCGGCTTTCTGATCGGCGGTACGGCGGGGCGTACGACATTGAATGGCGAAGGATTGCAGCATGAAGACGGTCACAGTCATATCGTTGCCTCGACCATTCCGAACTGCGTATCGTATGATCCCGCTTTCGCTTATGAACTGGCGGTGATTGTTCAGGACGGCTTGCGGCGGATGTATCAAGAGCAACAAGACATCTATTATTACATCACCGTCATGAACGAAAACTACTCGCATCCCGCTATGCCAAACGGTGTGGAGAATGACATTCTCAAGGGCATGTACTTGTTCAAGGAAGGCGGTAGCGATGATGGCAACCCGCGTGTGCAGTTGCTCGGAGCCGGTACCATTCTGCGAGAAGTCATTGCGGCCAGCGAGATTCTCAAATCCGAGTACCAGATCCATGCCGATATCTGGAGCGTAACCAGTTTCAATGAATTGCGGCGTGAAGCTTTAAGCGTGGCACGCTGGAATATGCTCCATCCCGCGCAACCAAAGCGGTTATCGCATGTGCAAAATTGCTTGAATGACCGATCCGGACCCGTTATCGCGGCATCGGATTTTATGAAAATATACGCCGATCAGATCCGGGAATTTATACCGGGAAAATACCGCGTATTGGGAACCGATGGCTTCGGACGCTCGGATACAAGGGAAAAGCTGCGGCATTTTTTTGAAGTGGATCGATATTATATTACTGTCGCAGCGCTCAATGCGCTCGCGGAAGATGGAAAGATTCCTCAACAGCAAGCGGCCGACGCAATACAACGCTATGGCATCAACCCGGAGAAACCCGATCCGGTGATTAGCTGA
- the aceF gene encoding dihydrolipoyllysine-residue acetyltransferase, whose product MAEIKKVLIPDIGDFKDVPVIDILVKPGDAVSVEDSLITLESDKATIEIPSPYAGVIKEIFVKAGDKTSEGNAILAIEITGDTQTEAAGQLEASTISVQTDTALSAPANLPEAAQEIPKPLPQQVATTRIVFSKAHASPSIRRFARELGVNLDLVTGSGPKHRILKEDVQAYVKAELAKSKTNGNGTALDLLPWPQVNFAKFGAIEIKSLTRIKQISGANLHRNWVMIPHVTQFDEADITELEALRKESNEHAKTSPVKLTLLAFLMKALVAPLKKFPEFNASLDRNVEGELNLIIKHYYHIGFAVDTANGLVVPVIKDVDQKGIITIAEELTRLSSLAREGKIKPADMQGASFTISSLGGIGGTAFTPIINAPEVAILGISKAGIKPVFRDNQFIPRLMLPLSLSYDHRVIDGATAARFTTHLSEVLTDMRLALL is encoded by the coding sequence GTGGCGGAAATAAAAAAAGTTTTAATTCCTGATATCGGTGATTTTAAAGACGTTCCGGTAATCGATATCCTGGTGAAGCCCGGCGATGCCGTCAGTGTGGAAGATTCGCTGATAACGCTGGAATCCGACAAAGCCACCATCGAGATCCCTTCGCCTTATGCGGGAGTTATCAAGGAGATATTTGTCAAAGCCGGCGACAAGACATCCGAAGGTAATGCCATACTCGCCATTGAGATAACTGGGGATACGCAAACGGAGGCTGCTGGACAACTTGAAGCCAGTACAATTTCTGTGCAAACGGATACTGCTTTATCCGCACCGGCAAACCTGCCGGAAGCGGCTCAAGAAATACCCAAACCGCTACCGCAACAAGTCGCAACCACTCGCATTGTTTTTTCCAAAGCGCACGCCAGCCCGTCGATCCGGCGTTTTGCGCGGGAACTTGGCGTGAATCTCGACTTGGTGACGGGCAGTGGCCCTAAACATCGCATTCTAAAAGAAGATGTTCAAGCGTACGTGAAAGCCGAGCTTGCAAAATCCAAGACAAATGGCAATGGAACCGCACTGGATTTGCTGCCGTGGCCGCAAGTTAATTTTGCAAAATTCGGTGCGATTGAAATCAAGTCACTGACGCGCATTAAACAAATTTCCGGCGCCAATCTGCATCGGAATTGGGTGATGATTCCTCATGTCACCCAGTTTGATGAAGCGGATATCACGGAACTGGAAGCCTTACGAAAAGAATCGAATGAGCATGCCAAAACCAGTCCGGTGAAACTGACGCTTTTAGCTTTTTTAATGAAAGCATTGGTGGCGCCGCTGAAGAAATTTCCGGAATTCAATGCATCGTTGGATAGAAATGTCGAGGGTGAACTCAATCTGATCATCAAACACTATTATCATATCGGTTTTGCAGTCGATACCGCCAATGGCCTGGTTGTGCCGGTGATTAAAGATGTCGATCAGAAAGGAATTATCACGATTGCGGAGGAATTGACCCGGTTATCGTCGCTGGCCCGGGAAGGAAAAATCAAGCCAGCCGACATGCAAGGCGCCAGTTTCACCATTTCGAGTCTCGGCGGCATTGGAGGGACTGCGTTTACTCCGATTATTAACGCGCCGGAAGTTGCTATTTTAGGGATTTCAAAAGCCGGTATTAAACCGGTTTTTCGTGACAATCAATTCATTCCGCGCTTAATGCTGCCATTATCGCTATCGTATGATCACCGCGTCATTGATGGCGCCACCGCAGCACGGTTTACAACGCATTTGTCGGAAGTGCTGACCGATATGCGCCTGGCTTTACTCTGA
- the nadD gene encoding nicotinate-nucleotide adenylyltransferase, with product MPIINKLPLTGIYGGTFDPIHFGHLRIAEELCDMIGFRKISFVPSGVPRLRQAPAASRDHRAAMVRLAIEDNPRFELDTREINRPGVTATVQTLREYQHEAGDNAALCFILGIDAFTKIDHWTEWPELFNLCHFIIVPRPGFTSLRETRQLSAAVQQELFSRHIVNGSDLALQSSGFIYTAQTSMLEISASQIRTLFSTGKSARYLLPEKVLGYIKSNRLYT from the coding sequence GTGCCAATTATCAATAAACTGCCTTTAACCGGCATCTATGGCGGCACATTCGATCCGATCCACTTCGGTCATTTGCGGATTGCCGAAGAGCTGTGCGACATGATCGGTTTCCGCAAAATTTCCTTTGTACCTTCAGGCGTTCCCCGTTTGCGGCAAGCGCCCGCAGCATCCAGAGATCATCGCGCAGCAATGGTGCGTCTGGCAATCGAGGATAATCCGAGATTCGAATTGGATACCCGGGAAATCAACCGGCCGGGTGTCACGGCGACGGTGCAAACATTACGGGAATATCAACATGAAGCAGGGGATAATGCCGCACTTTGTTTTATTCTGGGGATCGATGCTTTCACTAAGATCGATCATTGGACCGAATGGCCGGAATTATTCAATTTGTGCCATTTTATTATTGTCCCTCGCCCTGGCTTTACTTCATTGAGAGAAACCCGGCAATTGTCTGCCGCCGTTCAGCAGGAACTTTTCTCCCGCCATATCGTGAACGGCTCTGATTTAGCCCTTCAATCCAGCGGTTTCATCTATACTGCACAGACTTCGATGCTGGAGATATCCGCATCGCAAATCCGAACATTGTTTTCCACCGGTAAAAGTGCTCGCTACCTGCTTCCGGAGAAGGTGCTCGGCTATATTAAAAGCAACCGGTTATATACCTGA
- the rsfS gene encoding ribosome silencing factor: MNSKELITHVIDALEEIKARDIEVIDVAKITSMFEYIVIASADSTRQAKALAGNVQEKIKAAGGRVYSVEGEQTGEWLLVDLGDVIVHIMLPAIRDYYNLKALWSGQVAVSSDTA; the protein is encoded by the coding sequence ATGAATTCTAAAGAACTTATTACCCATGTGATTGATGCGCTGGAAGAAATCAAGGCGCGCGATATTGAGGTGATCGATGTCGCAAAAATCACTTCTATGTTTGAATACATTGTTATTGCCAGCGCCGATTCGACCCGGCAAGCAAAAGCGCTCGCGGGCAACGTGCAAGAAAAAATCAAGGCCGCCGGCGGTAGGGTCTACAGCGTGGAAGGAGAACAAACCGGAGAATGGCTATTGGTCGATCTGGGAGACGTAATCGTGCATATCATGCTGCCGGCCATTCGTGATTATTACAACTTAAAGGCTTTATGGTCGGGCCAGGTTGCGGTTTCATCCGATACCGCTTGA
- the rlmH gene encoding 23S rRNA (pseudouridine(1915)-N(3))-methyltransferase RlmH — protein MKLFIIAVGNKLPDWINSGYNEYIKRLPREIMINLIEVKPEKRTAGKSIEQLLSSEYQRIKIAMPPQCQIKVLDERGQHRSTKEFALALQEWMVRGDPVAFVIGGADGLHHDIKSAGNELIALSKLTLPHGLARVLLAEQLYRAVSIIKNHPYHRD, from the coding sequence ATGAAACTATTCATCATTGCCGTGGGAAATAAGTTGCCTGACTGGATCAACAGCGGTTATAACGAATATATCAAGCGGCTGCCAAGAGAAATCATGATCAATCTGATTGAGGTGAAACCCGAAAAACGTACCGCCGGAAAGTCGATCGAGCAGCTATTATCGTCAGAATATCAGCGAATCAAGATCGCGATGCCGCCGCAATGCCAAATCAAAGTACTCGATGAACGCGGTCAGCATCGGTCCACCAAAGAATTTGCGCTCGCTCTGCAAGAGTGGATGGTTCGCGGCGATCCGGTGGCGTTTGTGATCGGTGGCGCTGATGGTCTTCACCACGATATCAAAAGCGCCGGTAACGAATTGATCGCGCTGTCGAAACTCACTTTGCCGCACGGGCTCGCCCGGGTATTGCTGGCGGAACAATTATATCGCGCGGTATCGATTATCAAGAATCATCCCTATCACCGGGATTGA
- a CDS encoding nucleoside triphosphate pyrophosphatase, which yields MFLDNQIYLASRSPRRRELLRQIGVKFNLLMMRETAGRAIDIDEQPLDNEAPTDYIYRITRTKASEGWNKVLQRRLPIFPVLAADTVVTIDGCILGKPRDKEDAVEMLKTLSGRSHQVMTAISVAVNDVLQIRLSTSTVRFRELSEKEIRNYVTNHHVLDKAGAYAIQGMAAAFIVDISGSYSGIMGLPLYETAQLLEEAGITII from the coding sequence ATGTTTCTTGATAATCAAATATACCTCGCTTCACGAAGCCCCAGAAGGCGCGAATTGTTGAGACAAATCGGCGTGAAATTTAATTTATTGATGATGCGTGAAACCGCTGGCCGCGCTATCGACATTGATGAGCAACCACTCGATAACGAAGCGCCAACGGATTACATTTATCGGATTACACGAACCAAAGCCAGTGAAGGCTGGAATAAAGTGTTGCAACGGCGCCTGCCGATTTTTCCGGTGCTCGCGGCCGATACCGTTGTGACGATAGACGGTTGCATTCTCGGGAAACCGCGCGATAAAGAGGATGCCGTGGAAATGCTGAAAACCTTGTCCGGCCGCTCGCATCAAGTGATGACCGCGATAAGCGTCGCGGTAAACGATGTTTTGCAAATCCGGCTATCCACATCGACAGTCCGCTTTCGTGAACTCAGTGAAAAAGAAATCCGGAATTATGTAACCAATCATCATGTGCTTGATAAAGCGGGCGCTTACGCGATTCAAGGGATGGCGGCAGCATTTATCGTGGATATTTCCGGCAGTTACAGCGGGATTATGGGGTTGCCCCTCTATGAAACCGCGCAGTTACTGGAGGAAGCGGGTATAACAATCATTTGA